A region of Reichenbachiella carrageenanivorans DNA encodes the following proteins:
- a CDS encoding M48 family metalloprotease: MRKIQFVLFSLVISMLAFGCSDAVDQLTGLTPENDVEMGKSVVAQIAQDPTNYPVLSEEDYPEAYAYIQKMTDAIVASDDVKYKDIFHYDEVKIIHNDEVLNAFATPGGFIYVYTGLIHYLDNADDLAGVMGHEIAHASERHSSDQMKENLGLQIIVQILLGEGNVAQLASGFFALKFSREDEAESDEHSVIYLNDTEYACNGAATFFEKLSASGQSSGPEFLSTHPSPTNRVQDINAKADELGCDKSGISETGISYDDFKDSLPTPAQ; this comes from the coding sequence ATGAGAAAAATTCAATTTGTACTTTTCAGCTTAGTTATCAGCATGCTAGCTTTTGGGTGTAGCGATGCAGTAGACCAGCTCACAGGACTCACTCCTGAGAACGATGTGGAAATGGGAAAATCCGTAGTCGCTCAAATCGCACAAGACCCTACTAATTATCCTGTGTTATCTGAAGAGGATTATCCCGAAGCATATGCATATATTCAAAAAATGACAGATGCTATCGTAGCCAGTGACGATGTAAAATACAAAGATATTTTTCACTACGATGAGGTGAAAATCATACACAACGATGAGGTACTAAATGCCTTTGCTACGCCTGGTGGCTTTATCTATGTCTACACAGGGTTGATTCACTACTTGGACAATGCAGACGACCTTGCTGGCGTGATGGGACATGAGATTGCACATGCTTCCGAACGTCATTCGAGTGATCAGATGAAAGAAAATTTGGGTCTTCAAATCATTGTACAAATCCTTTTAGGGGAAGGCAATGTAGCCCAATTAGCTTCAGGCTTCTTTGCACTCAAGTTTAGCAGAGAAGATGAAGCCGAGTCAGACGAACATTCGGTCATTTATCTAAATGACACGGAGTATGCCTGCAACGGAGCTGCTACTTTTTTCGAAAAGCTATCAGCCTCTGGCCAAAGTAGCGGACCTGAGTTTTTGAGTACTCATCCATCACCCACCAACAGAGTGCAAGACATCAATGCCAAAGCCGACGAATTGGGCTGCGATAAAAGTGGTATATCAGAAACTGGCATATCCTATGATGATTTTAAAGACAGTCTGCCTACACCTGCTCAATAA
- a CDS encoding ChbG/HpnK family deacetylase, with the protein MNKVIFTADDYGVIPAIDEGIIKAVNAGKINSVAAFSNHHLFESRIKKLQDSCAGKTFEIGCHLTISSGKPISERKIGLLTRQGSLGFRRRKYFKKYTQMRRTKHTTQELNDLHYELSKQVEQFYKYDIEITNLSCHHNTLFFFEDYHQLFFQVAKEFGLVVRSPLNIPKAMNDLYISMVVLRLFDNMSKEDRHRILSHTRNMRSFLSQYEGLPDMPIALNTVHYGPLALPTNRLSNCEIDAYADEKNLALRMELSNDAPEEEVMEYVFHLIDDNYDQIDAYCEQTKFSNSRYTGIDAGYFDSRMAEQRALLNFELSHLVSFESWRNLSRL; encoded by the coding sequence ATGAACAAAGTCATTTTTACTGCGGATGATTATGGGGTGATCCCAGCAATAGACGAAGGGATAATCAAAGCAGTCAATGCAGGAAAAATCAATTCCGTCGCCGCTTTTTCTAATCACCATCTTTTTGAGTCGCGTATCAAAAAATTACAAGACTCTTGCGCAGGAAAAACATTTGAAATAGGATGCCACCTGACTATATCATCAGGTAAGCCTATTTCAGAGCGGAAAATAGGATTGCTTACTCGCCAAGGTAGCCTCGGTTTTCGCAGACGCAAATACTTTAAAAAGTATACGCAGATGAGAAGGACTAAGCATACAACTCAGGAACTCAATGACCTGCATTACGAATTAAGCAAACAAGTAGAACAGTTTTATAAGTATGACATTGAGATTACGAATCTGAGTTGCCATCACAATACCTTATTCTTTTTTGAAGATTACCACCAGTTGTTTTTTCAAGTAGCCAAAGAGTTTGGACTGGTGGTTCGTTCTCCGCTCAATATCCCCAAAGCCATGAATGATCTTTATATATCGATGGTGGTGCTGCGGCTATTCGATAATATGTCGAAGGAAGACAGACATCGGATTTTATCGCATACGCGGAATATGCGTTCGTTTTTATCGCAATATGAGGGGTTGCCAGACATGCCTATTGCCTTAAATACTGTGCACTATGGGCCGCTAGCATTGCCTACCAATCGTTTGAGTAATTGTGAAATAGATGCTTATGCCGATGAAAAGAACCTAGCCTTGCGTATGGAACTTAGCAATGATGCACCAGAAGAGGAAGTGATGGAGTATGTTTTTCATTTGATAGATGACAACTACGATCAAATAGATGCTTATTGTGAACAGACCAAGTTTTCGAATTCGAGGTACACAGGCATAGATGCTGGGTATTTTGATAGCCGGATGGCAGAGCAACGAGCTTTACTCAACTTTGAATTGTCGCATTTGGTTTCTTTTGAATCTTGGCGCAACTTGTCTCGTTTATAA
- a CDS encoding cold-shock protein, which produces MQGTVKFFNDAKGFGFIKPSDGGDDIFVHTSGLVDEIRENDEVEFDTERGKKGINAVNVKVLG; this is translated from the coding sequence ATGCAAGGAACAGTAAAATTTTTCAATGACGCCAAAGGATTTGGTTTCATTAAGCCATCAGATGGAGGAGACGATATTTTTGTACACACTTCAGGTCTAGTGGATGAAATCAGAGAAAACGACGAAGTTGAATTTGACACCGAAAGAGGTAAAAAAGGCATCAACGCTGTGAACGTAAAAGTTCTAGGTTAA
- a CDS encoding CHAT domain-containing tetratricopeptide repeat protein, with amino-acid sequence MKQLIILSLLTGFSLFTTTQAQFNLGKLKINDFVKQEHLDVANELFDTDSQVEKLRAEQLDKDTSFYNYIFSQGNRASFFANRDSQESLLYTLGADYDGKGEPIVPEIYEQIFELNRTAEFSIYINPEIATYNFMEALALFTNEASYAMISLDSVFDIRDLLDMDTVSLEEKYAIGKTMANIAIMIHAEGKYNLSEELINQTISYFQEEIGVNCIALASLYNNLAVIVQSQGKYTEAEEYFQKSEDLLLSKNKKNSLSHAIQTSNKALYYNEIGQDEEAEKLIATAMNMAGEELREKGRDNISFKINQGLIYYSAGKYEQAEQLFNEILELKQKRMARNQTDYANVENYLASVLLESGKTDHVQTLLDDALRIFAKKYNEEHPAYIKTKHNLGKYHLYRGQYTEAATVLNQVNEAYIRYFGIHHPDYLRSLEDLAVVAWKQGNYNLANERFKQVISTNLTQVEQNFAAMSEYEKGQYWSQIRPSILKFYNYASERAIEDPALLTEMYNIQLKTKGILFSASSKIRNEILNSNNESLKALYLEWQQSKEDLLLYYTYSKAQLDQLKINLDDAETKANQLEKALSKQSADFAAANKLPTTTLGEIKSALAPTDVAIETIGFPVYKNSFTTHKKYAFLIADPNTLHPALAILDNGAELDGKYAKGYQNMVRLKIDNPILYEQYWQPVDQKLGGVKNVHLSLDGVYFQVNISALKKPDNTYVADGMNFHLYASTRDLIAPKSNKATAKLADFFGYPDYGNEGLLAALPGTKAEIEAISQITQSNGYTVKSFMAKNATEDNFKKIASPSLLHVATHGFFLQESESTQEKVLGIEVSQAAANPLLRSGLMLANAEQAMGGYQSTNEVSTANNGILTAYEVLTLDLKNTDLVVLSACETGLGEIKSGEGVYGLQRAFQVAGAQSVVMSLWKVSDEATKSLMTYFYHEWMSGKSKSEAFIAAQKRLRKDFPEPYYWGAFVLMN; translated from the coding sequence ATGAAGCAGTTAATCATTCTCTCACTCCTCACTGGATTCTCTCTGTTTACCACTACTCAGGCGCAGTTCAACTTAGGCAAACTAAAAATCAACGATTTTGTAAAACAAGAGCACCTCGATGTTGCCAATGAGCTATTTGACACAGATAGCCAGGTAGAAAAACTTAGAGCAGAGCAACTGGATAAAGACACTTCATTTTACAACTACATTTTCTCACAGGGCAATAGAGCCTCCTTTTTTGCCAATAGAGACAGTCAGGAAAGTCTACTCTACACCCTAGGGGCTGATTATGATGGAAAAGGCGAACCCATCGTACCTGAAATTTATGAGCAAATATTTGAATTGAACCGTACGGCAGAATTTTCCATATACATCAACCCAGAAATAGCCACTTATAACTTCATGGAAGCGTTAGCGCTCTTTACCAATGAAGCTAGTTATGCCATGATCTCTCTAGACTCTGTTTTTGATATCCGAGACCTGCTAGACATGGATACGGTGAGTCTCGAAGAAAAATACGCTATAGGCAAAACCATGGCCAATATCGCCATCATGATTCATGCTGAAGGAAAATATAACCTATCAGAAGAATTAATAAATCAAACGATCAGCTACTTTCAAGAAGAAATAGGTGTCAACTGTATCGCTCTGGCTTCGCTATACAACAACCTAGCAGTGATCGTGCAATCTCAAGGCAAATACACCGAAGCCGAAGAATATTTTCAAAAATCCGAAGACTTACTTCTGAGCAAAAACAAAAAAAACAGCCTCTCTCACGCCATCCAAACGAGCAACAAGGCTTTGTATTACAATGAAATAGGGCAAGATGAAGAAGCCGAAAAACTCATAGCTACAGCCATGAATATGGCAGGAGAAGAACTCAGAGAAAAAGGACGAGACAATATAAGTTTCAAAATCAACCAAGGACTGATTTATTACAGTGCAGGCAAATACGAACAAGCCGAACAGCTCTTCAATGAAATTCTAGAGTTGAAACAAAAAAGAATGGCTAGAAACCAGACAGATTATGCCAATGTAGAAAACTACCTAGCGAGTGTGCTGCTAGAATCTGGCAAAACCGACCACGTACAAACACTACTTGATGATGCACTAAGAATATTTGCAAAAAAATATAATGAAGAGCACCCTGCTTATATCAAAACCAAACATAACCTAGGTAAATACCACTTGTATCGAGGCCAGTATACAGAAGCCGCAACAGTACTCAATCAAGTAAACGAAGCTTATATCAGGTATTTTGGCATACACCACCCAGACTACCTGAGATCACTTGAGGATTTAGCTGTAGTCGCCTGGAAACAAGGAAATTACAACTTAGCCAATGAACGCTTCAAACAGGTCATCTCTACCAACCTCACGCAAGTAGAACAAAACTTCGCCGCCATGAGTGAATACGAAAAAGGACAATATTGGTCACAGATAAGACCCTCTATTCTAAAGTTTTATAACTATGCTAGTGAGCGAGCCATCGAAGACCCTGCACTACTCACTGAGATGTACAACATCCAATTGAAAACCAAAGGCATCCTTTTTAGTGCTTCATCTAAAATTAGAAATGAAATTTTAAATAGCAACAACGAATCTCTCAAAGCACTATATCTAGAATGGCAACAATCCAAAGAAGACCTCCTGCTCTACTACACCTATTCCAAAGCACAGCTCGATCAACTGAAAATTAATTTGGATGATGCAGAAACTAAAGCAAACCAACTGGAAAAAGCATTGAGCAAGCAGTCTGCAGATTTTGCCGCAGCCAATAAACTACCTACTACAACATTAGGCGAAATCAAGAGTGCTCTGGCTCCCACTGATGTCGCCATAGAAACGATAGGATTTCCTGTTTATAAAAATAGTTTTACAACTCATAAAAAGTATGCTTTCCTCATTGCCGACCCCAATACACTACATCCTGCGCTAGCGATCTTAGACAATGGAGCAGAGCTAGACGGCAAATATGCCAAAGGTTATCAAAACATGGTTCGACTGAAGATAGACAACCCAATCCTCTACGAACAATACTGGCAGCCAGTAGATCAAAAACTGGGTGGTGTAAAAAACGTACACTTGTCTCTAGATGGAGTATATTTTCAAGTCAACATCAGTGCACTCAAAAAGCCAGATAACACCTATGTAGCCGATGGCATGAATTTTCACTTGTATGCAAGTACCCGCGATCTGATCGCCCCCAAAAGCAATAAAGCAACTGCTAAGTTGGCTGACTTTTTTGGGTACCCAGACTATGGAAATGAAGGACTACTCGCTGCCCTACCAGGCACCAAAGCAGAAATAGAAGCCATCAGCCAAATCACACAGTCTAATGGCTATACGGTAAAGTCGTTTATGGCGAAAAATGCTACTGAGGATAACTTCAAAAAAATCGCCTCCCCTTCCTTGTTGCATGTAGCCACTCATGGTTTCTTTTTACAAGAAAGTGAGTCTACTCAGGAAAAAGTATTGGGCATCGAAGTGAGCCAGGCTGCCGCCAATCCTCTACTCCGATCAGGTCTAATGCTTGCCAATGCCGAACAGGCCATGGGCGGCTATCAATCTACCAATGAAGTAAGTACTGCCAACAATGGTATCTTAACCGCCTACGAAGTGTTGACGCTAGATTTAAAAAACACAGATCTAGTGGTGTTGAGTGCCTGCGAAACAGGCCTAGGTGAAATCAAATCTGGCGAAGGAGTCTATGGCTTACAGCGTGCCTTTCAGGTAGCAGGTGCACAATCTGTAGTTATGAGTCTTTGGAAAGTAAGTGATGAAGCTACCAAAAGTTTGATGACGTACTTCTATCATGAATGGATGAGTGGAAAATCTAAAAGCGAAGCTTTCATTGCAGCACAAAAAAGGCTTCGGAAAGATTTCCCAGAGCCATATTATTGGGGAGCTTTTGTCCTGATGAATTAA
- a CDS encoding cold-shock protein, giving the protein MSKSQNSFIKNQKAKKKMLKKKEKEERRKERQENNNKGGELSDMMAYVDEYGNILSEPPEPKIEKKKDERAAPLKRHERAERTERTELK; this is encoded by the coding sequence ATGTCAAAATCCCAGAATAGCTTCATCAAGAATCAGAAGGCTAAGAAGAAAATGCTTAAGAAGAAGGAAAAAGAGGAGCGACGAAAGGAAAGACAAGAAAATAACAATAAAGGAGGAGAGTTGTCAGATATGATGGCTTATGTTGATGAATACGGAAACATCCTCTCTGAACCACCAGAGCCAAAAATAGAAAAGAAAAAGGATGAGCGAGCAGCTCCTCTAAAAAGGCACGAAAGAGCCGAAAGAACTGAAAGAACCGAACTTAAATAA
- a CDS encoding DEAD/DEAH box helicase, protein MHTFDSFQLKNPLINAIADLGFEQPTPIQTQAYPVIMSGRDVVGISQTGTGKTFAYMLPLLQELKYSNQVNPRILVLVPTRELVVQVVEQIEVFAKYISVRVLGVYGESNIRVQKEALAEGQDIIVATPGRLYDLIVNRALQPKELGKLVIDEVDVMLDLGFRVQLTNLFELLPNKRQNIMFSATMTEEVDVLIDEYFTMPDKIAVAVSGTPLDNIQQEAYAVKNFLTKIRLLNHILVDKNTYHKVLVFISNKKLADRLFGAVEDHFGSHVCIIHSNKSQNYRLRSVEEFDQGSKRILIATDVIARGLDLDKVSHVINFDVPNYPENYMHRIGRTGRAEEKGHSILFYTEKEEPLKEAIESLMDYQIPLLDIPEEIEVTNELIPEERPKVAESNYNRNTKVRLVKIEDEEKLEKNKKVNLGGSYKRKLAMKHKKPRTRGDKNQQGKRKRG, encoded by the coding sequence ATGCATACATTTGATTCGTTCCAACTCAAAAATCCTTTAATAAATGCTATTGCCGATTTGGGATTTGAACAGCCCACACCAATACAGACGCAGGCTTACCCAGTGATCATGTCTGGTAGAGATGTAGTTGGGATCTCTCAGACGGGGACAGGCAAGACTTTTGCATACATGCTGCCATTGCTGCAGGAGTTGAAATATTCGAATCAGGTCAACCCGAGAATTCTTGTTCTGGTACCTACGCGAGAGCTGGTGGTGCAGGTGGTAGAGCAGATTGAGGTTTTTGCCAAATACATCAGTGTGCGTGTGCTGGGTGTCTATGGAGAATCTAATATCCGAGTACAAAAAGAAGCCCTAGCTGAAGGGCAAGATATTATAGTAGCTACGCCAGGTCGTTTGTATGATCTTATTGTCAATCGTGCCTTGCAGCCCAAGGAGCTGGGTAAACTGGTGATTGATGAAGTAGATGTGATGCTGGATTTAGGATTCAGAGTGCAGTTGACCAATCTCTTCGAGCTATTGCCAAACAAAAGGCAGAATATCATGTTTTCGGCTACGATGACCGAAGAGGTGGATGTACTCATCGATGAATATTTCACCATGCCAGATAAAATTGCTGTGGCTGTGAGTGGTACGCCGTTAGACAATATCCAGCAGGAGGCTTATGCGGTAAAGAATTTTTTGACCAAAATTAGATTACTCAATCATATACTGGTAGACAAAAACACCTATCATAAGGTGCTGGTATTTATATCCAATAAAAAATTGGCCGACAGGCTATTTGGAGCGGTAGAAGATCATTTTGGGTCGCATGTATGCATCATTCATTCCAATAAATCTCAGAATTATCGTTTGCGCTCTGTCGAGGAATTTGACCAAGGCAGCAAGCGGATACTGATCGCTACAGATGTTATAGCTCGAGGTTTGGATCTAGACAAGGTTTCGCATGTCATCAATTTTGATGTGCCTAACTATCCAGAAAATTATATGCATAGAATAGGTCGTACAGGTCGTGCCGAAGAAAAGGGGCACTCTATTTTGTTTTATACAGAGAAAGAAGAGCCATTAAAAGAGGCCATAGAGTCTTTGATGGATTATCAGATTCCTTTACTAGATATCCCTGAGGAAATAGAGGTGACCAACGAGCTCATACCCGAAGAGCGACCCAAAGTAGCGGAGAGTAACTACAATCGAAACACCAAAGTACGCTTGGTTAAAATTGAAGACGAGGAGAAATTAGAAAAAAACAAAAAAGTAAACCTCGGAGGATCATATAAGCGAAAGCTGGCAATGAAACATAAGAAACCCAGAACTCGCGGAGATAAAAATCAGCAGGGTAAACGAAAAAGAGGCTAG